One Halarcobacter ebronensis genomic window carries:
- a CDS encoding winged helix-turn-helix transcriptional regulator — translation MYYINDKEYKCSVAVTLDIFNDRWKLSIIWQLLAGEKRFKELHEAISEITQKTLTIKLKELEEKNIINREVFPEVPPKVVYSLTNAGENLKPVLKEMYKWGISYVDEHGEITDEKSCCELNISKKAGFNS, via the coding sequence ATGTATTATATAAACGATAAAGAGTATAAATGTTCAGTTGCAGTAACCCTTGATATTTTTAATGATAGATGGAAATTATCAATTATTTGGCAATTACTTGCAGGGGAAAAAAGATTTAAAGAGTTGCACGAAGCAATTTCAGAAATTACTCAAAAAACTTTAACAATAAAACTTAAAGAGTTAGAAGAGAAAAATATTATAAATAGAGAAGTTTTTCCAGAAGTACCACCGAAGGTTGTTTATTCATTGACAAATGCAGGGGAAAATTTAAAACCTGTATTAAAAGAGATGTATAAATGGGGAATATCCTATGTTGACGAACATGGAGAGATAACCGATGAAAAATCATGTTGTGAATTAAATATATCTAAAAAAGCAGGCTTTAATTCTTAA
- a CDS encoding nitroreductase family protein, translating into MNEIIKQLSSRKSIREFTGESVEDDDLELILKTAQRCPSSINGQQISLVYTRDKEKIKEIAKLCNNQQHIEECDVFITIVVDFNRTAFALEQVNEKQVIHSHAEGILVGAVDAGIMLNAIQIVAESLGYGTTAIGAVRRDPEAFIKLLNLPTKTFPIVGTTIGVATQKAKDVPLKPKIPLKGFAFEDEYNDEEIKKSVLEYEQTMKQYRKENNMEFFPSYCERTASYYKKLYCPKISESYKKQGFEFID; encoded by the coding sequence ATGAATGAGATAATTAAACAATTAAGTTCTAGAAAATCAATTAGAGAGTTTACAGGTGAAAGTGTAGAGGATGATGATTTAGAACTTATTCTAAAAACAGCTCAAAGATGTCCTAGTTCTATAAATGGACAACAAATATCACTTGTTTATACAAGAGATAAAGAGAAAATAAAAGAGATTGCAAAACTTTGCAATAATCAACAACATATAGAAGAGTGTGATGTTTTTATTACAATAGTAGTTGATTTTAACCGAACAGCATTTGCTTTGGAACAAGTGAATGAAAAACAAGTTATCCATAGTCATGCAGAGGGAATATTGGTTGGAGCAGTTGATGCTGGAATTATGTTAAATGCTATTCAAATTGTAGCAGAATCTCTTGGTTATGGAACAACGGCAATCGGTGCAGTTAGAAGAGATCCCGAGGCATTTATAAAACTTTTAAATCTTCCAACAAAAACCTTTCCTATTGTTGGTACTACAATTGGTGTTGCAACACAAAAAGCAAAGGATGTACCACTAAAACCAAAAATTCCACTAAAAGGTTTCGCTTTTGAGGATGAGTATAATGATGAAGAAATAAAGAAAAGTGTGTTAGAGTATGAACAAACCATGAAACAATATAGAAAAGAGAATAATATGGAGTTTTTCCCTTCATACTGTGAGAGAACAGCTTCTTATTATAAAAAATTATATTGTCCTAAAATTTCGGAAAGTTATAAAAAACAAGGTTTTGAATTTATTGATTAA
- a CDS encoding NAD(P)H-dependent oxidoreductase: protein MKKILIINGHQYYDVVAKGELTEAIINRAKDFFDKNGFEVKYTHIEKGYEKSEEIEKLEWADYLLFQYPVYWMSMPWLAKKYFDEVLTQGKHYASDGRSRSDASKTYGSGGLLKGKYMLSLTYNCPTSEFNNKDGFFDGLSLDEANIAVHKIFQFCGLEPLETYSVHDIFKGNMDLEAELKRLDVTLEKNFK from the coding sequence ATGAAAAAAATTTTAATTATAAATGGACATCAATATTATGATGTGGTTGCAAAAGGTGAATTGACTGAAGCAATTATCAATAGAGCTAAAGATTTTTTTGATAAAAATGGTTTTGAGGTTAAATATACTCATATTGAAAAAGGTTATGAAAAAAGTGAAGAGATAGAAAAACTTGAGTGGGCTGATTATTTACTGTTTCAATATCCAGTATATTGGATGAGTATGCCTTGGCTTGCAAAAAAATATTTTGATGAAGTTTTGACTCAAGGAAAACATTATGCAAGTGACGGTAGAAGTAGAAGTGATGCTTCAAAAACGTACGGAAGTGGTGGACTTCTAAAAGGAAAATATATGTTATCCCTAACATATAACTGCCCAACTAGCGAGTTTAATAACAAAGATGGTTTTTTTGATGGATTATCTTTAGATGAAGCAAATATTGCAGTACATAAAATATTCCAATTTTGTGGATTAGAGCCATTAGAAACTTATTCTGTACATGATATTTTCAAAGGCAATATGGATTTAGAAGCAGAATTAAAAAGATTAGATGTTACACTAGAAAAAAACTTTAAATAA
- a CDS encoding iron-containing alcohol dehydrogenase translates to MNFRYQNPTLIEFGQGKISEISSLISKTKRVLVVYGGGSIKSNGVYEQVSKALSSFVWFEFGGVEPNPTVETLNKAVVFARENQVDFILAVGGGSVIDGSKYIANAFFYEGEGWDILEGKHTPTRALELGAVLTLAATGSESNTGAVITKKQTKEKRFFHSAFSYPKFAIMDPDVLKSLSQRQLANGVIDSFVHTCEQYLTYKHGLLAQDYYAEGILRALVELALSFDNRDDLWYANLMWLANQALNGLIGLGVPQDWATHYIGHELSGLYGIDHARTLAIIQPNLLRVLKEQKSEKLLQMGENVFKLENNTVDNVINTIENIYKTLGVDLKISSYTEDKDIKEKVINLLIKHGFTHFGEKGTIDSTVVGQILDKSI, encoded by the coding sequence ATGAATTTTAGATATCAAAATCCAACACTTATTGAATTTGGTCAGGGAAAAATATCGGAAATTTCATCATTAATTTCAAAAACAAAAAGAGTTTTAGTTGTTTATGGTGGAGGAAGTATTAAAAGTAATGGTGTATATGAACAAGTTTCAAAGGCACTATCTTCTTTTGTTTGGTTTGAGTTTGGTGGCGTTGAGCCAAATCCAACAGTTGAAACCCTTAATAAAGCTGTAGTTTTTGCAAGAGAAAATCAAGTTGATTTTATTTTAGCAGTTGGTGGTGGTTCTGTTATTGATGGTTCTAAATATATTGCAAATGCTTTCTTTTATGAAGGAGAAGGTTGGGATATTTTAGAAGGAAAACATACTCCAACAAGAGCATTGGAACTTGGCGCTGTTTTAACATTAGCTGCAACTGGAAGTGAATCAAATACAGGGGCTGTAATTACAAAAAAACAGACAAAAGAGAAGAGATTTTTTCACTCTGCTTTTTCTTATCCAAAATTTGCAATTATGGATCCAGATGTTTTAAAAAGTTTAAGCCAAAGACAATTAGCAAATGGAGTTATAGACTCTTTTGTACATACTTGTGAACAATACTTGACATACAAACATGGACTTTTGGCACAAGACTATTATGCTGAAGGAATTTTAAGAGCATTAGTTGAGTTGGCTTTAAGTTTTGATAATAGAGATGATTTATGGTATGCAAATCTTATGTGGCTTGCAAATCAAGCATTAAATGGACTTATTGGTCTTGGAGTTCCTCAAGATTGGGCAACCCACTATATAGGACATGAATTAAGTGGACTTTATGGAATAGATCATGCTAGAACTCTAGCTATTATACAACCAAATCTTTTAAGAGTTTTAAAAGAACAAAAGAGTGAGAAACTGTTGCAAATGGGAGAGAATGTATTTAAGTTAGAAAACAATACTGTTGATAATGTAATAAATACAATAGAGAATATCTATAAAACATTGGGAGTAGATTTAAAAATCTCTTCTTATACAGAAGATAAAGATATTAAAGAAAAAGTAATTAATCTTTTAATAAAACATGGCTTTACTCATTTTGGTGAAAAAGGGACAATTGATTCTACTGTAGTAGGACAAATTTTAGATAAATCAATTTAA
- a CDS encoding DMT family transporter has product MTNTENKTKYFIGMIVAMLFWGFAWTSGKATAEHSNAEVAAFWRYAISFLSVIPIIWYMKTPLKADKIGLIYMILAGLLISFFNYLFFAGLSHGQAGYGGTIVTAISPIITYILSIVIMKTEVSNRQIIALLIGIFGTFILLKIPFEGLGFLNINSSYFLACALVWSVVTIFAQKAGKRGVDPMFYTFVVFGITAVTNMIFALPYHPFALASFDSVFWWNIMFIGLLAGTFSTALFFISASHLGAHQAGVFMFIVPVGAIVSSWFFYGEHIMLSTIVGCMLSFVAVILFNTKRRLRRAKIIQGDI; this is encoded by the coding sequence TTGACTAACACAGAAAACAAAACTAAATATTTTATTGGGATGATTGTTGCAATGCTTTTTTGGGGATTTGCTTGGACCTCAGGAAAGGCAACAGCTGAACACTCTAATGCCGAAGTGGCAGCATTTTGGAGATATGCAATCTCTTTTTTAAGTGTTATACCTATTATTTGGTATATGAAGACCCCTCTAAAAGCAGATAAAATAGGCTTAATATATATGATATTAGCAGGACTTCTTATCTCTTTTTTCAATTATCTGTTTTTTGCAGGGTTGTCTCACGGACAAGCAGGATATGGAGGTACAATTGTTACGGCAATCTCTCCTATAATAACTTATATATTATCAATTGTAATTATGAAAACAGAAGTTTCAAATAGACAGATAATTGCACTTCTAATTGGAATTTTTGGTACCTTTATTCTTCTAAAAATTCCTTTTGAAGGACTTGGCTTTTTAAATATAAATAGCTCATATTTTTTAGCTTGTGCCCTTGTTTGGTCTGTTGTAACAATTTTTGCACAAAAAGCAGGGAAAAGAGGAGTAGATCCAATGTTTTATACTTTTGTTGTATTTGGAATAACAGCAGTAACTAATATGATTTTTGCACTCCCTTATCACCCTTTTGCTTTGGCAAGTTTTGATTCTGTCTTTTGGTGGAATATTATGTTTATAGGTCTTTTAGCAGGAACTTTTAGTACAGCACTGTTTTTTATATCTGCTAGTCATTTAGGAGCACATCAAGCAGGTGTTTTTATGTTTATTGTTCCTGTTGGTGCAATTGTTTCTAGTTGGTTCTTTTATGGTGAACATATTATGTTATCAACCATTGTAGGATGTATGTTGTCTTTTGTGGCAGTTATTCTTTTTAATACAAAAAGAAGATTAAGAAGAGCAAAAATTATTCAAGGAGATATTTAA
- a CDS encoding MotA/TolQ/ExbB proton channel family protein, whose product MSDFISVKGNSFPRFIMISSIPVILFVCLLMGFNNIISLKVEIHSILIIFLILLIFLFFIPHNAWYSYSLLKKKINGSKNKFEEFITSKEVTIQNTTKSYASLDDYFSNFTKNLRNDNFANIATSLFPTLGILGTFSAIAISMPNFTVDSKQALENEITLLLSGVGTAFYASIYGIFLSIWWTFFEKRGLTKIENEINLIKSSNKHRLWSKDEIDMMLLLETQRDKFADKIEKLLTPDYLFKLDEIVKSKLEYLERINKAFVIIENKVSKNYEHLSSTLEGTTLKQDELLKNFEEIQKNIKEINASFDKSLKNQNANQKAIKSETYSVLSSLELVASDLKELGKELVNGK is encoded by the coding sequence ATGTCTGATTTTATTAGTGTTAAAGGGAATTCATTTCCTAGATTTATTATGATTTCTTCAATTCCAGTTATACTTTTTGTTTGTTTGCTAATGGGATTTAATAATATTATCTCTTTAAAAGTTGAGATACACTCAATATTAATCATATTTTTAATTCTCCTTATTTTTCTATTTTTTATACCACATAATGCTTGGTACTCATATTCACTTCTAAAAAAGAAAATCAATGGTTCAAAAAATAAATTTGAAGAGTTTATTACTTCAAAAGAGGTTACTATTCAAAATACAACAAAATCATATGCCTCTTTGGATGACTATTTTAGTAATTTTACAAAAAATCTAAGAAATGATAATTTTGCAAATATTGCTACATCATTATTTCCAACCCTTGGTATTTTAGGTACTTTTTCTGCCATTGCTATTTCAATGCCAAACTTCACAGTTGATTCAAAACAAGCATTGGAAAATGAGATCACTCTTTTATTAAGTGGAGTAGGAACAGCTTTTTATGCCTCAATTTATGGTATTTTCTTATCAATTTGGTGGACATTCTTTGAAAAAAGAGGGTTAACAAAAATAGAAAATGAAATAAATCTAATAAAAAGCAGTAATAAACATAGACTTTGGTCAAAAGATGAAATTGATATGATGTTATTACTTGAAACTCAAAGGGATAAATTTGCAGACAAGATAGAAAAACTTTTAACTCCTGATTATCTTTTTAAACTTGATGAGATTGTAAAATCAAAACTAGAGTATTTAGAAAGAATAAATAAAGCATTTGTAATTATTGAGAATAAAGTCTCTAAAAACTATGAACATCTCTCATCAACTTTAGAAGGAACTACTTTAAAACAAGATGAATTACTTAAAAACTTTGAAGAAATTCAAAAAAATATAAAAGAGATAAATGCAAGTTTTGATAAGAGTTTAAAAAATCAAAACGCCAACCAAAAAGCTATTAAGTCTGAGACTTATTCAGTTTTATCTTCATTAGAGCTTGTTGCCAGCGATTTAAAAGAGCTAGGAAAAGAGCTAGTAAATGGAAAATAG
- a CDS encoding NAD(P)H-dependent oxidoreductase yields MDKTFMEAMDFRHACKVFDDTKKISDEQMKFILEVGRKSPSSFGQEGWKFLVITNEELKAKLRPFCWDQPQITTCSHLVIILSSIEDLKPTSGTPAKRFSRRELPQDKIDAYVELYKNHLTVTGVLDSDRTVLAWGARQTYLAAANMMTAAATKGIDSCPIEGYDKDNVEKVLELDTSKYQLSLVLPFGYRINPQSTQMRRPFDEVVEFIK; encoded by the coding sequence ATGGATAAAACATTTATGGAAGCAATGGATTTTAGACATGCTTGTAAAGTTTTTGATGATACAAAAAAGATTTCAGATGAACAGATGAAGTTTATATTAGAAGTAGGAAGAAAATCTCCAAGCTCTTTTGGACAAGAGGGATGGAAGTTTTTAGTTATTACTAATGAAGAGTTAAAAGCAAAATTAAGACCATTTTGTTGGGATCAACCACAAATTACAACTTGTTCTCATTTAGTTATTATTCTTTCAAGTATTGAAGATTTAAAACCTACAAGCGGTACTCCAGCAAAAAGATTTTCAAGAAGAGAATTACCTCAGGATAAAATTGATGCTTATGTAGAGCTTTATAAAAATCATTTAACAGTAACAGGTGTATTAGATAGTGATAGAACTGTTCTTGCTTGGGGCGCTAGACAAACATATTTAGCTGCTGCAAATATGATGACAGCTGCTGCTACAAAAGGAATAGATTCTTGTCCAATTGAAGGATATGATAAAGATAATGTTGAGAAAGTATTGGAACTTGATACAAGCAAATATCAACTTTCATTGGTACTACCTTTTGGATACAGAATTAATCCTCAATCAACACAAATGAGAAGACCATTTGATGAAGTTGTAGAGTTTATTAAATAA
- a CDS encoding tRNA-dihydrouridine synthase — MSRLFSSGKIGTCELKNRVVMPPMCMYKSDDSATLKEFHYIHYTSRAIANVGLIIVEATAVEPKGRISNNDLGLWDDFQIVEHKKLVDSCHNFGSKMAIQLAHAGRKSLATDSTPVAPSSIAFDSKEPFKMPKELSLEEIEEIKFKFLASAKRAKEAGYDILELHGAHGYLLCEFLSPLTNKRSDIYGGSLENRCRLTLEIAKLIKENIELPLIVRISATEWKSKGWDLNDSIYLSKELEKIGVDAIHVSAGGNQKEPDLMPKLTPLYQCDYAKKIKENISIVVIAVGLITTVKQGEILLEEGVCDFVAYGRELLRNPNLLFSAAKEINKMELIDNSYVRAYL, encoded by the coding sequence ATGAGTAGACTATTTAGCAGTGGCAAAATTGGAACATGTGAACTTAAAAATAGAGTTGTAATGCCTCCAATGTGTATGTATAAAAGTGATGATAGTGCTACTTTAAAAGAGTTTCATTATATTCACTATACAAGTAGAGCCATTGCTAATGTAGGTCTTATAATAGTTGAAGCAACTGCTGTTGAACCAAAAGGAAGAATCTCTAATAATGATTTGGGACTTTGGGATGATTTTCAAATAGTTGAACACAAAAAACTTGTGGATTCTTGTCATAATTTTGGTTCAAAAATGGCAATTCAATTAGCCCATGCAGGAAGAAAAAGTTTGGCTACAGATTCAACTCCTGTGGCTCCAAGCTCAATTGCATTTGATTCAAAAGAGCCTTTTAAAATGCCAAAAGAGCTTAGTTTAGAAGAGATAGAAGAGATAAAGTTTAAATTTTTGGCTTCTGCAAAAAGAGCTAAAGAGGCTGGATACGATATTTTAGAACTTCATGGTGCGCATGGATATCTTCTTTGTGAGTTTTTATCCCCTTTAACAAACAAAAGAAGTGATATCTATGGAGGAAGTTTAGAAAATAGATGTAGGTTAACTTTAGAGATTGCAAAACTTATAAAAGAGAATATTGAATTACCTTTAATTGTAAGAATTTCAGCAACAGAGTGGAAAAGCAAAGGTTGGGATTTAAATGATTCAATTTATTTAAGCAAAGAGCTTGAAAAAATTGGAGTTGATGCAATTCATGTATCAGCAGGAGGAAATCAAAAAGAGCCAGATTTGATGCCAAAACTAACACCTTTATATCAGTGTGATTATGCAAAAAAAATAAAAGAAAATATCTCTATTGTTGTTATTGCAGTTGGACTTATTACAACTGTAAAACAAGGTGAAATCTTACTTGAAGAGGGTGTTTGTGATTTTGTTGCTTATGGAAGAGAGCTTCTTAGAAATCCAAATTTGCTTTTTAGTGCAGCAAAAGAGATAAACAAAATGGAATTGATAGATAACTCATATGTAAGAGCTTATCTATAA
- the thiI gene encoding tRNA uracil 4-sulfurtransferase ThiI — protein MVELEIKSQKFIVKFFPEIMIKGTKAKRQMIDQLFANLKKILGKISQEIEYKKFFDKIEIVCPIEVVVEVRQKLLETSGVEVVLEAIQIDNMTTIDEIKVVVNEKMAKEIQNRSFVVRAKRTGQQGFKSVEIEQTVGGYMLANNPSSRVDLKNADVTINIELIHKQLNIITNRYHGLSGFPIGTQGDILSLMSGGFDSTVASYLTMKRGIKTHFIFFNLGGIAHEIGVKQVALYLWNRFGSSHRITFTSVPFEDVVTEIFNSTSPSYMGVTLKRLMLMASERIANNLGIDALLTGESVAQVSSQTLRNLALIDQVTNKLVLRPLSTMNKPQIIDIANEIGTRKFAESMPEYCGVISKNPITHGSFDRMEKEAKKFNYEVLDKAVENSTQIYVDEIVEDVNQIGQVEIVNDISSGNYTVIDIRQNDECIKTCCETLKIPFYKLKSQFEKLPQDREYLFYCDKGILSQLHAQYLIDSKGYKNIRVYRP, from the coding sequence ATGGTTGAGTTAGAGATTAAGAGTCAAAAATTTATTGTTAAATTTTTTCCTGAGATTATGATAAAAGGGACAAAAGCAAAGAGACAGATGATCGATCAGCTTTTTGCAAATTTGAAAAAAATCTTAGGCAAAATCTCTCAAGAGATAGAGTATAAAAAATTTTTTGACAAAATAGAGATTGTTTGCCCAATAGAGGTTGTTGTAGAAGTTAGACAAAAACTTTTGGAGACTTCAGGTGTTGAAGTGGTTTTAGAGGCAATACAAATTGACAATATGACAACAATTGATGAGATAAAAGTTGTTGTAAATGAAAAAATGGCAAAAGAGATTCAAAATAGATCTTTTGTGGTACGAGCTAAAAGAACAGGTCAGCAAGGGTTTAAATCAGTTGAGATTGAACAAACTGTTGGAGGATATATGCTTGCAAACAATCCTTCAAGTAGAGTTGATTTAAAAAATGCAGACGTTACTATAAATATTGAATTAATACATAAACAACTTAATATAATCACAAATAGATATCACGGATTATCAGGTTTTCCTATAGGAACACAAGGGGATATTTTGTCTTTAATGTCAGGTGGTTTTGACTCAACTGTTGCAAGTTATTTGACTATGAAAAGAGGAATTAAAACTCACTTTATCTTCTTTAATCTTGGTGGAATTGCCCATGAAATTGGGGTTAAACAAGTTGCCTTATACCTTTGGAATAGATTTGGTTCTTCACATAGAATAACTTTTACATCAGTTCCTTTTGAAGATGTTGTAACGGAGATTTTTAACTCTACAAGCCCTTCATATATGGGTGTAACTTTAAAAAGATTAATGTTAATGGCTTCAGAAAGAATAGCAAACAATCTTGGAATTGATGCTTTATTAACAGGTGAGAGTGTTGCTCAAGTATCAAGTCAAACATTAAGAAACCTAGCTTTAATTGATCAAGTTACAAATAAACTTGTACTAAGACCTCTTTCAACTATGAATAAACCACAAATTATTGATATTGCAAATGAGATTGGTACTAGAAAATTTGCAGAGAGTATGCCAGAGTATTGTGGTGTAATTTCAAAAAATCCGATAACTCATGGTTCTTTTGATAGAATGGAAAAAGAGGCAAAAAAATTCAACTATGAAGTTTTGGATAAAGCAGTTGAAAACTCTACTCAAATCTATGTGGATGAGATAGTTGAAGATGTTAATCAAATAGGTCAAGTTGAGATTGTAAATGATATCTCAAGTGGTAACTATACGGTAATAGATATTAGGCAAAATGATGAGTGTATAAAAACTTGTTGTGAGACTTTAAAAATACCATTTTATAAGCTAAAATCGCAGTTTGAGAAGTTGCCTCAAGATAGAGAATATCTATTTTATTGTGATAAAGGTATTTTAAGCCAATTACATGCTCAATATCTAATAGACTCAAAAGGGTATAAAAATATTAGAGTTTATAGACCATAA
- a CDS encoding AEC family transporter, which produces MENLILILLCISFGYLISKLKVFSKDAATTLNQFAIYISLPSIILLQIPKLNFTMEAIIPIIIAWVVMTISAVLVLFSSKYFNFSKEVTGALMLVAVLTNSSFLGIPIISTYLGDSSLPYILIYDQFGTFIAFSIYGTFIASFYANKKEISLKLIFYKIITFPPFMALIAGLLLMGTEFNKITTDILKIFANTTIPVTLVAVGLQLQFKLPKEDIKPFSVALVIKLFIAPLIAIVICEIFSWNNEAAMVSILEAGMSPMITAGAIAAMVGLAPRLSSAIVGYGILISLLSSFILHKIII; this is translated from the coding sequence ATGGAAAATTTAATATTAATTTTATTATGTATCTCATTTGGATACCTTATTAGCAAACTAAAGGTATTTTCAAAAGATGCAGCAACTACACTAAACCAATTTGCAATATATATATCTTTACCTTCAATAATTCTTTTGCAAATACCAAAATTAAACTTTACTATGGAAGCTATAATTCCTATAATAATTGCTTGGGTTGTAATGACAATTTCAGCAGTTTTAGTACTTTTTTCATCAAAATATTTTAACTTTAGCAAAGAAGTAACGGGAGCTTTAATGCTTGTTGCAGTGTTAACAAACTCATCATTTTTAGGAATTCCAATAATTAGTACATATTTAGGGGATAGCTCTTTGCCTTATATTCTTATATATGACCAGTTTGGTACTTTTATTGCTTTTTCTATTTATGGAACTTTTATTGCTTCATTTTATGCCAATAAAAAAGAGATTAGTTTAAAATTGATTTTTTATAAAATAATAACCTTCCCTCCTTTTATGGCTTTAATTGCAGGTTTACTTCTAATGGGTACAGAGTTTAATAAAATTACAACAGATATTTTAAAGATATTTGCAAATACAACAATTCCTGTTACTTTAGTTGCTGTTGGTTTACAACTGCAATTTAAACTTCCAAAAGAGGATATAAAACCTTTTAGTGTTGCATTAGTTATTAAACTCTTTATTGCACCACTAATTGCAATTGTTATTTGTGAAATTTTCTCTTGGAATAATGAAGCAGCAATGGTATCTATTTTAGAAGCTGGGATGTCACCTATGATAACAGCAGGGGCAATTGCAGCAATGGTTGGACTTGCTCCAAGACTTAGTTCTGCTATTGTAGGTTATGGAATATTAATCTCCCTTCTAAGTAGTTTTATTTTACATAAGATAATAATATAG
- a CDS encoding putative quinol monooxygenase, with protein sequence MNNIVVIANLTIKEEFLTLVYEALVRLHKMTNENDKGCISYKLHKDISRENSYTFIEIWENEEALKLHTQKEHFQEFTHFIDGKIVDMSVEKLEEIAL encoded by the coding sequence ATGAATAATATAGTTGTTATTGCAAATTTAACTATAAAAGAAGAGTTTTTAACTTTAGTTTATGAAGCATTAGTTAGATTACATAAAATGACAAATGAGAATGACAAAGGTTGTATCTCATATAAGTTGCATAAAGATATAAGTAGAGAAAATAGTTATACATTTATTGAAATTTGGGAAAATGAAGAGGCATTAAAACTTCATACTCAAAAGGAACATTTCCAAGAATTTACACATTTTATTGATGGAAAAATCGTGGATATGAGTGTAGAAAAATTAGAAGAGATTGCTCTTTAA
- a CDS encoding MFS transporter: protein MLSMTTLMSNVAIVTTLPRLQNYFNSVENIEFYSRLIVTLPSFTIAIFAPFIGLIISKIGKKKSALFALTLFALTGSAGLYLDKIEYFLISRALFGIAVATLMIVTTSLVGDYFDEEQRHKFMGYQSAFMAIGGVFFVFGGGFLSDISWRLPFGIYLIGFLLLPMALFFLYEVPKSVETNENKNINYFPKKLFFIYFLAFFYMLIFFVLPTQMPFLLIDHFGASGKMAGSIIALAFLSNAVGAITFTKLKKRFTFPAIYILGLTIVAFGFTGVGLVNDIHLFYITASILGFGGGVMMTNMVSWMLSFTTYELRVKASGYMTGSLFLGQFFSPIAFHPLLAFVGVQNFFEIVGSLLFIIIGLTLFIKRFF, encoded by the coding sequence TTGCTTTCAATGACTACACTCATGTCAAATGTTGCAATAGTAACAACTCTACCAAGGCTACAAAACTATTTTAATAGTGTTGAAAATATTGAATTTTACTCTAGACTTATAGTTACACTACCCTCTTTTACAATTGCAATTTTTGCACCCTTCATAGGTCTTATAATCTCAAAAATTGGTAAAAAAAAATCTGCATTATTTGCACTTACTCTTTTTGCATTAACAGGAAGTGCTGGACTCTACTTAGATAAAATTGAATATTTTTTAATTTCAAGAGCTCTATTTGGTATTGCAGTAGCAACACTTATGATTGTTACAACTTCATTGGTAGGTGACTATTTTGATGAAGAACAAAGACATAAATTTATGGGCTATCAAAGTGCCTTTATGGCAATTGGTGGAGTATTTTTTGTTTTTGGTGGAGGTTTTTTATCAGATATTAGTTGGAGGCTTCCTTTTGGAATCTATCTAATTGGATTTTTACTTCTTCCAATGGCACTATTTTTTCTATATGAAGTTCCAAAAAGTGTAGAGACAAATGAAAACAAAAATATAAACTATTTTCCTAAAAAACTCTTTTTTATATATTTCTTGGCATTTTTTTATATGCTTATTTTCTTTGTATTACCTACACAAATGCCTTTTTTACTAATTGATCACTTTGGAGCAAGTGGAAAAATGGCAGGCTCAATAATTGCTTTGGCATTCCTTTCAAATGCAGTTGGTGCAATAACTTTTACAAAACTAAAAAAAAGATTCACTTTTCCTGCAATTTACATTTTGGGGTTAACTATAGTTGCTTTTGGGTTTACAGGTGTTGGATTAGTAAATGATATTCATCTTTTTTATATAACAGCATCAATTTTAGGTTTTGGTGGAGGAGTTATGATGACTAATATGGTCTCATGGATGTTAAGTTTCACAACCTATGAATTAAGAGTAAAAGCTTCAGGATATATGACTGGTTCACTCTTTTTAGGGCAGTTTTTCTCTCCAATAGCTTTCCATCCACTTCTTGCTTTTGTTGGTGTTCAAAACTTTTTTGAAATAGTGGGTTCTCTTTTATTTATTATTATTGGATTAACTCTATTTATAAAAAGATTCTTCTAA